In one window of Nocardiopsis aegyptia DNA:
- the sigJ gene encoding RNA polymerase sigma factor SigJ: MSDAGTAPDPHSHPGRASDEATEVYVRHRELLFSIVYGMLGTVADTEDVLQEAWLSWAARCRDGAARPVDHPRGYLVRVAVNQALARQEAVRRRKEAYLGPWLPEPLVTEEDASEPALRAESVSVALLVVLESLSPLERAVFVLHEVFGYAHTEIAGMLGRTPAAVRQLGHRARRHVRARRPRYRSDPEVQRRVTERFVAATTDGDLAALLELLAPDVTMWNDGGGKVPRASRRPLYGSDKVARFLVGVARGGTERDGGRFGAHYRTINGTPSAVLTRGGALFGVMVLELTPEGDRVRAVYTVANPDKLAHVRGAEAGRTALPDHSDHHDHPRSRP, translated from the coding sequence ATGTCCGACGCAGGAACCGCGCCCGATCCGCACTCGCACCCCGGCCGCGCCTCGGACGAGGCCACCGAGGTGTACGTGCGGCACAGGGAGCTGCTCTTCTCCATCGTCTACGGCATGCTCGGCACCGTCGCCGACACCGAGGACGTGCTCCAGGAGGCCTGGCTGTCCTGGGCCGCCCGCTGCCGCGACGGTGCCGCGCGCCCCGTCGACCACCCGCGCGGCTACCTCGTGCGGGTCGCCGTCAACCAGGCCCTGGCCCGCCAGGAGGCGGTCCGCCGCCGCAAGGAGGCCTACCTCGGCCCCTGGCTGCCCGAGCCCCTCGTCACCGAGGAGGACGCCTCGGAGCCGGCGCTGCGCGCGGAGTCGGTCTCCGTCGCACTGCTCGTGGTCCTGGAGTCGCTCTCGCCCCTGGAGCGGGCGGTGTTCGTCCTGCACGAGGTGTTCGGCTACGCCCACACGGAGATCGCGGGCATGCTCGGCCGCACTCCCGCCGCGGTGCGCCAGCTCGGCCACCGCGCCCGGCGGCACGTGCGCGCACGGCGCCCCCGGTACCGGAGCGATCCCGAGGTCCAGCGGCGGGTCACCGAGCGCTTCGTCGCCGCCACGACCGACGGCGACCTGGCCGCGCTGCTGGAGCTGCTGGCCCCCGACGTCACGATGTGGAACGACGGCGGCGGCAAGGTGCCCAGGGCCAGCCGCCGCCCGCTGTACGGCAGCGACAAGGTGGCGCGCTTCCTTGTCGGCGTGGCCCGTGGCGGAACCGAGCGCGACGGGGGCCGCTTCGGGGCGCACTACCGCACGATCAACGGCACACCGTCCGCGGTGCTCACGCGCGGTGGGGCGCTCTTCGGGGTGATGGTCCTGGAGCTGACACCCGAAGGGGACCGCGTCCGCGCGGTCTACACCGTCGCCAACCCCGACAAGCTCGCCCACGTCCGCGGCGCCGAGGCGGGACGGACCGCGCTCCCCGACCACTCCGACCACCACGACCACCCCAGGAGCCGACCGTGA
- a CDS encoding ABC transporter ATP-binding protein: protein MTTTDDRDQAQDAPRADDDGAAVVVRGLHQRYGSFEAVKGVSFEIRPGELFALLGTNGAGKTTTIETLEGFRRPSAGTVRVFGQDPFGQPAGVRERTNAVLQGSGLLEDLSVQETMSVAHDLAADPRPVAEVLDLVGLTDKSRVAVRQLSGGQKRRLDLALALLTRPEVLYLDEPTTGMDAEGRIETWRIIQGLKRDGTAVLLTTHYLEEAERLADRLAIMHRGEIRVEGVLQDVLAGWGDRVSFVVPDEVSTGDLPAVLGADPVVETHGQELWATYTVTEGDMAERAHHALAALMAWAGDRRTVLRRLQVRGASLEDVFLRVADGAADLVG, encoded by the coding sequence ATGACGACGACGGACGACAGAGACCAGGCCCAGGACGCCCCCCGCGCCGACGACGACGGCGCGGCCGTCGTGGTGCGCGGCCTGCACCAGCGCTACGGCTCCTTCGAAGCGGTCAAGGGCGTCTCCTTCGAGATCCGCCCCGGTGAGCTGTTCGCGCTCCTCGGCACGAACGGCGCCGGCAAGACCACCACGATCGAGACCCTGGAGGGCTTCCGCCGGCCCAGCGCGGGCACGGTCCGCGTCTTCGGTCAGGACCCCTTCGGCCAGCCCGCCGGCGTCCGCGAGCGCACCAACGCCGTCCTGCAGGGCAGCGGGCTCCTGGAGGACCTCAGCGTCCAGGAGACCATGTCCGTGGCCCACGACCTGGCGGCCGACCCGCGCCCCGTCGCCGAGGTCCTGGACCTGGTCGGCCTCACCGACAAGTCCCGCGTCGCCGTCCGGCAGCTCTCCGGCGGCCAGAAGCGCCGCCTGGACCTGGCGCTGGCCCTGCTCACCCGGCCCGAGGTCCTCTACCTCGACGAACCCACCACCGGGATGGACGCCGAGGGCCGCATCGAGACCTGGCGGATCATCCAGGGGCTCAAGCGGGACGGGACGGCCGTCCTGCTCACCACCCACTACCTGGAGGAGGCCGAGCGGCTCGCCGACCGGCTCGCGATCATGCACCGCGGCGAGATCCGCGTGGAGGGCGTGCTCCAGGACGTCCTGGCCGGATGGGGCGACCGGGTGAGCTTCGTGGTCCCGGACGAGGTGAGCACGGGCGACCTGCCCGCCGTGCTGGGAGCCGACCCGGTCGTGGAGACCCACGGCCAGGAGCTCTGGGCGACCTACACCGTCACCGAGGGCGACATGGCCGAGCGCGCGCACCACGCGCTCGCCGCGCTCATGGCCTGGGCCGGCGACCGCCGCAC
- a CDS encoding peroxiredoxin-like family protein, whose protein sequence is MTTTPDPTAARLSVGETIAPREPADIRGETVPLPDPERLVHLQFRRFAGCPVCNVHLRSLALRHDEIRAAGVREVAVFHSSVRDMLPYQGDLPFDAVADPGRELYAAFGVGRSVRALLHPKAFTSPLRPSSWSAYMKGVRNGARLTGSPDGTDPIGLPADFLIGPEGRVRALRYGAHAADQWSVDELLALAAEARA, encoded by the coding sequence GTGACCACGACACCCGATCCCACGGCGGCCCGGCTCTCCGTGGGCGAGACCATCGCCCCGCGCGAGCCGGCCGACATCCGCGGCGAAACGGTTCCACTGCCGGACCCGGAACGCCTCGTCCACCTGCAGTTCCGCCGCTTCGCCGGCTGCCCCGTCTGCAACGTGCACCTGCGGTCGCTGGCCCTTCGGCACGACGAGATCAGGGCCGCCGGGGTCCGCGAGGTCGCGGTGTTCCACTCGTCCGTGCGGGACATGCTCCCGTACCAGGGCGACCTGCCCTTCGACGCCGTGGCCGACCCCGGGCGGGAGCTGTACGCGGCGTTCGGAGTCGGGCGGAGCGTCCGGGCGCTGCTGCACCCGAAGGCGTTCACCTCGCCGCTGCGGCCGAGCAGCTGGTCCGCGTACATGAAGGGCGTGCGCAACGGGGCCCGGCTCACCGGGTCGCCCGACGGCACCGACCCCATCGGCCTGCCGGCGGACTTCCTCATCGGTCCGGAGGGCCGCGTCCGGGCGCTCAGGTACGGCGCGCACGCGGCCGACCAGTGGTCGGTGGACGAGCTCCTGGCGCTGGCGGCGGAGGCGCGCGCCTGA